GGGGCGCACAAGTGCATCGGCCAGCAGTTCGCCGACATGACGGTCAAGACCACCATGCACCAGATGCTGCGGCGGTTCGAGTGGAGCGTGCCCGCGGACTATCAGCCTCAGCTGACCTGGGGCACCGGGCCGACGCCGGCCGATGACCTGCCGATCACGCTGCGGGCGCGCGTCGGCAACTAAACGTCCATGAGGCGGCTTCCTCAGATCTGTGGCATCGCCTCGCCGACGGGCTGAGGTTCCAGAGTCGGGTCTGCTGCCACGGCCGCCATCGGAACGGCTGCGGACAGCGACATGATCAAGCGGTGCAGCGCTTCTCGGCTGATCTTGCGGTGAGTCAGCCAGTCCAGCGTGGCACCCTCCATGAAACTCAGGAACCCTTCGAGTGCAACCCGCATGGCCGGGGGCTCAGACTGACCCGGCAACACCATCTGGGTGAACAGCGCCCGATACTGGGCGCGGTGGTCAGCGACGAACGCACGCACCTCCGGGTCGACACCGAGACCGCCACTCATGATCAGGCGGTAAGCCGCCTCCGAGCTCACGGCGAAATCCAGATACCGGTCGAGCATGGCGGACATCAGCTCACGAGGCGGGACGTCATCGTTCATCCGCGCGTGGTCGAGCAGTTGCCGATGGAAGTCCTCGATGACCGCCAGGTAGCACTGCCGCTTGGAACCGAAGTAGTAGAACAGCAATCCCTTGGTGACCCCCGCGCGCTCAGCGATGTCATCCATGGATACGTCATCGAATGCGCGGCTGGCGAAACAGTCGGCTGCGGCAACCAGTAGCTCTGCCCGGCGGGCTGGATCGCGATGTCGGCGACTACCGCTACTCAATCGACCCTCCCAATCATTGACTTTCGGTCAAACTTCGTCCACCGTAGCAGTAGCGGTCAAGTTTGACCGCCAGTCAAACTTTCAAGAAAGGATTGACCTTGGCTCACGCGAACCTCCACAACGCCGTCGTCGTCATCACCGGCGGAGCTCGGGGCATCGGACGCGCAACGGCGACCGCCTTTGCTGAACGCGGGGCGCGCGTAGTCATCGGCGACCTCGACGAACAGGCGGCCAAAGAGGCTGCCAAAGCAATCGGGCGAGGAGCATCCGGACACGGTCTCGACGTGTCGTCCCAGACGTCCTACGAGCGGTTCGTCGCCGCCGTCAACGACGAGGCGGGCGCCAT
The genomic region above belongs to Mycolicibacterium sp. HK-90 and contains:
- a CDS encoding TetR/AcrR family transcriptional regulator; the protein is MDDIAERAGVTKGLLFYYFGSKRQCYLAVIEDFHRQLLDHARMNDDVPPRELMSAMLDRYLDFAVSSEAAYRLIMSGGLGVDPEVRAFVADHRAQYRALFTQMVLPGQSEPPAMRVALEGFLSFMEGATLDWLTHRKISREALHRLIMSLSAAVPMAAVAADPTLEPQPVGEAMPQI